In a genomic window of [Empedobacter] haloabium:
- a CDS encoding TULIP family P47-like protein yields MNTVSTLNWDTAFGIRFKDANAAIVGAGSSPPRFDGAHDSLGATYQVGAGFGPWQMTGGAGSLLTMTLPLTGGTIAGGGQPDAAFAATAQIQVSLGFIPQPGTPASQQLRIDQTQAVSVLQVTLASGPASALDAIRGALQDWLNANLSQFNHVFAVVDLNTALDPSDSFAWLKPTHVGYAIYTENIASPDDYVFGVLAMTENRPGLNLSPQIDPGIIPAGADAGFLIAAPRVVDKMFAPQIETLFDGASPDDFDRQDDGMTIVNVARLEFTDFTLEDGTVIDDAGLDAAGFTMSIGTGYVQIRFSGLKFTWQDKYNVVVNYASTSQLSTDSNGHLQLTQTTAPSVSVNVTETDAQKWREIWESIGISVAVAVVGAVLGAAAEAGLARAAASSGAEASTNGVVNIEMQTILNGMTPQQVMAGEVTALRTAIRALQEPEAPQTFAGLFRAASWKLLGTVIGAVIGAGVAGIVTALQAYADENSEDMPTLDSFGEQATSNVKWTGASGYCLQSAVLRGALQLALVKGA; encoded by the coding sequence ATGAACACCGTTTCCACGCTCAATTGGGATACCGCCTTCGGCATCCGTTTCAAGGACGCCAACGCAGCCATCGTCGGCGCCGGCAGTTCGCCGCCCCGCTTCGACGGCGCCCACGACAGCCTCGGCGCCACTTACCAGGTGGGCGCGGGGTTCGGGCCATGGCAAATGACGGGCGGCGCGGGGTCGCTGCTGACGATGACACTGCCCCTGACCGGCGGAACGATCGCCGGCGGCGGCCAGCCCGACGCGGCTTTCGCGGCAACGGCCCAGATCCAGGTCAGCCTCGGCTTCATTCCGCAGCCGGGCACCCCGGCCTCCCAGCAGCTGCGCATCGATCAGACACAGGCGGTGAGTGTGCTGCAGGTGACGCTCGCCAGCGGGCCGGCCTCGGCGCTCGACGCGATCCGCGGCGCGCTGCAGGACTGGCTCAACGCCAACCTGTCGCAGTTCAATCACGTGTTCGCCGTGGTCGACCTGAACACCGCGCTCGACCCGTCGGACAGCTTCGCGTGGCTCAAGCCGACCCACGTGGGCTACGCGATCTACACGGAAAATATCGCCTCGCCCGACGACTATGTGTTCGGCGTGCTGGCCATGACGGAGAATCGCCCCGGGCTCAATCTGTCGCCGCAGATCGATCCCGGCATCATTCCGGCCGGCGCCGACGCCGGCTTCCTGATCGCCGCGCCGCGCGTGGTCGACAAGATGTTCGCGCCGCAGATCGAGACCCTGTTCGATGGCGCCAGCCCGGACGACTTCGACCGCCAGGACGATGGCATGACGATCGTCAACGTCGCGCGCCTCGAGTTCACGGACTTCACGCTGGAAGACGGGACCGTGATCGACGACGCTGGACTGGACGCCGCCGGCTTCACGATGTCCATCGGCACCGGCTATGTCCAGATCAGGTTTTCCGGCCTGAAGTTCACCTGGCAGGACAAATACAATGTGGTGGTCAACTACGCATCGACCAGCCAGCTGTCGACCGACAGCAACGGTCACCTGCAACTGACCCAGACGACTGCGCCGAGCGTGTCCGTCAACGTCACCGAGACCGATGCGCAGAAATGGCGCGAAATCTGGGAAAGCATCGGCATCTCGGTGGCCGTGGCGGTGGTCGGCGCCGTGCTGGGCGCTGCCGCCGAAGCCGGACTGGCGCGCGCCGCCGCCAGCAGCGGTGCCGAGGCGTCCACCAATGGCGTCGTCAATATCGAAATGCAGACCATCCTCAACGGCATGACGCCGCAGCAGGTCATGGCCGGTGAAGTAACGGCGCTGCGCACGGCGATTCGTGCGCTGCAGGAGCCGGAAGCGCCGCAGACGTTCGCCGGCCTGTTCCGCGCCGCATCGTGGAAGCTGCTGGGCACGGTGATCGGCGCGGTGATCGGCGCCGGGGTCGCCGGCATCGTCACCGCCCTGCAAGCCTATGCCGACGAAAACAGCGAGGACATGCCTACGCTCGACAGTTTCGGCGAGCAGGCCACCAGCAACGTCAAATGGACGGGTGCCAGCGGCTATTGCCTGCAGTCGGCCGTCCTGCGCGGCGCGCTGCAACTGGCACTGGTCAAGGGCGCCTGA